The Aquipuribacter hungaricus genome includes the window TCGCCGAGCGCCGCGGCCCGGCCCAGGACGTAGGGCGTGAGCAGGTCGTCGGGGACGTCCAGCGGGGGGACCGGGGTGGGGAGGGTCACGTCTGCTCCTCGTCGAGCGGTCGCCGGGGCCGTCGTCGGCCCGCGTGGCGTCATCCAACCCTGTCCGGTGCGCGGCTGCACCCGTTCCGGCCGCCGTCCCCGGGGTGCCACGATGGGCCGTGCCCGCTGCCCACCGCGCCCCCGACGCGGGTGCCCGCCCGGACGGCTGGGGTGCCCTGGCCCCGGTGTACCGCTGGCAGGAGCCGCTGCAGCGGCGCAGCGTGACGACCCTGCTGCGGGTGCTGGCGCCGCTGCCCGGCGAGCGCGTCCTGGACGTCGGCGCCGGCACCGGCCTGGTGTGCCGCAGCGTGCCTGACGAGGTGCGGGCGGTCGCCGCCGTGGAGCCGAGCGCCGGCATGCTCGCCGCCGCCGACCTC containing:
- a CDS encoding class I SAM-dependent methyltransferase; the protein is MPAAHRAPDAGARPDGWGALAPVYRWQEPLQRRSVTTLLRVLAPLPGERVLDVGAGTGLVCRSVPDEVRAVAAVEPSAGMLAAADL